The following coding sequences are from one Roseburia hominis A2-183 window:
- a CDS encoding MalY/PatB family protein: MSVDFNREVDRRSTSDVKWRPEGLKGYLPIEVSENEIPMWIADMDFACPECIVRAIKERADKEIFGYCSYKQEYYDALTWWFDKRFGMKIHTDLVSMMPTVVSAINVAIRAFSNPGDKVIIQQPVYDPFAELIKKTGRVMVNNGLICNDGLYEMDFPLLEEQAADPDAKIMILCSPHNPVGRVWTKEELARVGEICKKNNVLVIADEIHSDLVYAGYVHTPFALASDAPHLLCTSLGKTFNVAGLRLANIFSSSAELKKQYDQEIDAYSYSASNTFGLEMVQAAYSPEGEAWLEELLVYLQGNVEVVSEWCQKHNVGFTAPQGTFLCWLDLGSAGLTDEEIIKKIIMGKEVICVPGPWFGKGGEGHLRLNIGCTRKTLVEALDRIASVLNN; the protein is encoded by the coding sequence ATGAGCGTAGATTTTAACCGTGAGGTCGATCGTAGAAGTACAAGTGATGTGAAATGGCGCCCGGAAGGATTAAAGGGGTATCTTCCGATAGAAGTTTCGGAAAATGAGATCCCGATGTGGATCGCAGACATGGATTTTGCATGCCCGGAGTGCATCGTAAGAGCCATCAAAGAAAGAGCCGATAAAGAGATTTTTGGTTATTGCTCTTATAAGCAAGAGTATTATGATGCATTAACCTGGTGGTTTGATAAGCGATTTGGAATGAAGATCCATACGGACCTTGTTTCCATGATGCCGACCGTTGTCAGTGCGATCAATGTTGCAATCCGTGCATTCAGTAATCCGGGAGATAAAGTTATTATTCAGCAACCTGTATACGATCCATTTGCAGAACTGATCAAGAAAACAGGAAGAGTAATGGTGAACAATGGCCTGATCTGTAATGATGGACTATATGAGATGGATTTCCCACTGCTTGAAGAACAGGCAGCAGATCCGGATGCGAAGATTATGATTTTATGTAGCCCACATAATCCGGTGGGAAGAGTCTGGACAAAAGAGGAACTTGCCCGTGTCGGTGAGATCTGTAAAAAGAACAATGTCCTTGTGATCGCGGATGAAATCCACAGTGATCTTGTATATGCAGGATATGTTCACACACCGTTTGCGCTGGCAAGTGATGCACCGCATCTGTTGTGCACATCTCTTGGAAAAACCTTTAATGTAGCAGGACTTCGCCTTGCGAATATTTTCAGCTCTTCAGCAGAACTGAAAAAACAGTATGATCAGGAGATTGATGCTTATTCATACAGCGCATCCAATACGTTTGGTTTGGAGATGGTACAGGCGGCATATTCACCGGAAGGAGAGGCATGGCTGGAAGAATTATTAGTTTACCTTCAGGGAAATGTGGAGGTTGTTTCAGAGTGGTGTCAAAAGCATAATGTAGGATTTACAGCACCGCAGGGTACATTTTTATGCTGGCTGGATCTTGGCAGTGCCGGACTGACAGACGAAGAGATTATTAAGAAGATTATTATGGGAAAAGAAGTGATCTGTGTACCGGGACCATGGTTTGGCAAAGGCGGCGAAGGTCATTTAAGGCTGAATATTGGCTGTACAAGAAAAACGCTGGTAGAGGCTCTGGATCGGATCGCTTCTGTATTAAATAACTAA
- a CDS encoding cytidylate kinase-like family protein: MMGKFEKDTGTGRFFKDFKKYHGLPVQDAIFFNQSDLICDMAKHEDFIVMGRCADVVLTNHHIPHISIFITASFDQSVRRMMEINSLNYKQAEHLLKKLDKRHERYYHAYTGKKWGDAVNYDLCIDSASYGIKESVELIERMINKYPNS; this comes from the coding sequence ATGATGGGGAAATTTGAAAAAGATACCGGAACAGGCAGATTTTTCAAAGATTTTAAGAAATATCATGGGCTTCCGGTTCAGGATGCCATTTTCTTTAACCAGAGTGATCTGATCTGTGATATGGCAAAGCACGAGGACTTTATTGTTATGGGAAGATGTGCGGACGTTGTACTCACGAATCATCATATCCCACATATCAGTATTTTCATCACAGCATCGTTTGATCAGAGTGTACGCCGTATGATGGAAATAAACAGCTTAAACTACAAGCAAGCGGAACACCTGTTAAAGAAGTTAGATAAACGCCATGAACGTTATTATCATGCATACACCGGTAAAAAATGGGGTGATGCGGTCAACTATGATCTGTGTATTGACAGTGCAAGTTACGGAATCAAGGAATCGGTTGAGCTGATCGAGCGTATGATCAATAAGTATCCGAATAGTTAA
- the hypB gene encoding hydrogenase nickel incorporation protein HypB has protein sequence MSEFKVIEIKKNILEDNDREADVLRSELKADRTFLLNLMSSPGSGKTTTLVRTIGALKDEMRIGVMEADIDSDVDADTIAQTGAKAIQIHTGGMCHLDADMTRQGIESLETKDVDLAILENVGNLVCPAEFDTGAVKNAMILSVPEGDDKPLKYPLMFSICDVLLINKIDVLPYFDFDIEACKERVKKLNPNIQIIPISSRTGEGMDAWYDWLRTEVKQWNN, from the coding sequence ATGAGTGAGTTTAAGGTGATTGAAATCAAGAAGAACATTCTGGAAGACAATGACAGAGAAGCAGATGTGCTTCGTTCTGAGTTAAAGGCAGACAGAACATTTCTTCTGAATCTGATGTCTTCACCGGGGTCTGGAAAGACGACCACGCTGGTGCGGACGATAGGCGCGTTAAAAGACGAGATGCGCATTGGAGTCATGGAGGCGGATATCGATTCGGATGTGGATGCCGACACGATCGCACAGACTGGCGCGAAGGCAATCCAGATCCATACGGGTGGCATGTGCCATCTGGATGCGGACATGACGAGACAGGGCATTGAGAGCCTCGAGACAAAGGACGTGGATCTCGCCATTCTCGAGAACGTCGGCAATCTGGTCTGCCCTGCAGAGTTCGATACGGGAGCCGTAAAGAACGCCATGATCTTAAGCGTTCCGGAAGGGGATGACAAGCCGTTAAAATATCCGTTAATGTTTTCCATCTGCGACGTGCTTTTGATCAACAAGATCGATGTACTTCCATACTTTGATTTTGACATCGAGGCATGCAAAGAGCGCGTGAAGAAGCTGAACCCGAACATTCAGATCATTCCGATCTCTTCCCGCACCGGCGAGGGGATGGATGCGTGGTACGACTGGCTTCGCACGGAAGTAAAACAGTGGAATAATTAA
- a CDS encoding RidA family protein: MANKEIKTEQAPAAIGPYSQGISAENIAFVSGQLPIDPATGEFAGNDIASQTRQSLKNVQAILAENGMTMADVTKTTVLLADIAEFAEMNQVYAEFFAEPFPARAAFEVAALPKNAKVEIEAIAVKR; encoded by the coding sequence ATGGCAAACAAAGAAATCAAAACAGAGCAGGCACCGGCAGCAATTGGTCCATATTCACAGGGGATTTCAGCTGAAAACATCGCATTTGTATCAGGACAGCTCCCAATCGATCCTGCAACAGGAGAGTTTGCAGGTAACGACATTGCAAGCCAGACACGTCAGTCCCTGAAAAATGTGCAGGCAATTTTAGCAGAGAATGGTATGACGATGGCAGATGTGACAAAGACAACAGTACTTCTTGCTGATATCGCAGAATTTGCGGAAATGAATCAGGTTTATGCAGAATTTTTTGCAGAACCATTTCCAGCACGTGCAGCATTTGAAGTAGCAGCTTTACCAAAAAATGCGAAAGTTGAGATTGAGGCAATTGCAGTAAAAAGATAA
- a CDS encoding M14 family zinc carboxypeptidase: MKNLYQGDRGILVSYMQLALKRAGYPLLVDGIFGTNTCRALADFLQTDRTPDRICVVDRSVWEKLLPYLRGYATEEGENRILFEDPVTSVEVPYTSLLTAAVIDGLLARYPFLKSGEIGKSVMGKSISYLEIGNGEKEVFYNASFHANESITTPVLLKFAEEYAQAYEKGTALYGVPAAELFEEYRLFLVPLVNPDGVDLVNGLLTDGGYYRRAQQIASDYPAIPFPAGWKANIEGIDLNLQFPAGWENAKRIKYAQGYTKPAPRDYVGEVPLTAPESEAVYAFTRSHDFRLILAYHTQGEVIYWKYLDYEPARSYEIAQYFGRVSGYTVEQTPTQSGYAGYKDWFIQEYDRPGYTIETGMGENPLPMSDFAGIYRDNTGILLGGMTQI; encoded by the coding sequence TTGAAAAATCTGTATCAGGGAGACCGGGGAATCCTGGTATCTTACATGCAGCTGGCGTTAAAGCGCGCGGGGTATCCGCTTTTGGTGGACGGCATCTTTGGAACGAACACCTGCCGGGCGCTCGCTGATTTTTTGCAGACCGACCGCACGCCGGACCGCATATGCGTGGTGGATCGATCTGTCTGGGAAAAGCTGCTGCCGTATCTGAGAGGATACGCCACGGAGGAGGGAGAGAACCGGATCCTTTTTGAAGACCCGGTAACGTCGGTGGAGGTGCCTTATACGTCGCTGCTCACAGCGGCAGTGATTGACGGGCTTTTGGCGCGCTACCCGTTTTTAAAGAGCGGGGAGATCGGCAAAAGTGTGATGGGAAAGTCGATTTCGTATCTGGAGATCGGAAACGGGGAGAAAGAGGTATTCTACAACGCATCTTTTCATGCAAATGAGAGCATCACAACGCCGGTTCTGCTCAAATTTGCGGAGGAATATGCGCAGGCGTACGAAAAAGGAACGGCGCTCTACGGCGTGCCGGCGGCGGAACTGTTTGAGGAGTACCGGCTTTTCCTTGTGCCGCTCGTCAATCCCGACGGGGTGGATCTGGTGAACGGGCTGCTTACGGACGGCGGGTATTACCGGCGGGCGCAGCAGATTGCATCGGATTATCCGGCAATTCCGTTTCCGGCCGGATGGAAGGCGAATATCGAGGGCATAGATTTAAATCTACAGTTTCCGGCAGGCTGGGAAAACGCAAAGAGAATTAAATATGCGCAGGGGTACACGAAGCCGGCGCCCAGAGATTATGTGGGAGAGGTACCCCTGACGGCGCCCGAGAGCGAGGCGGTGTACGCGTTTACCAGATCACATGATTTCAGGCTGATCCTTGCGTATCACACGCAGGGGGAGGTCATCTACTGGAAGTATCTGGACTATGAACCGGCGCGCTCCTACGAGATTGCGCAGTATTTTGGGCGTGTCAGCGGCTATACCGTGGAGCAGACGCCCACGCAGTCGGGATATGCCGGGTATAAGGACTGGTTTATCCAGGAATACGACAGACCGGGCTACACGATCGAGACCGGGATGGGAGAAAATCCGCTTCCCATGTCGGATTTCGCGGGTATCTACCGGGACAACACCGGAATTCTGCTGGGCGGAATGACGCAGATTTGA
- a CDS encoding FeoA family protein gives MYALSKAQAGDICTIKWMFGLPEAVDFLRQHHVEEGETIQVIRKLRDSLIIGVQNERVALGKEIADRIQV, from the coding sequence ATGTATGCATTGTCAAAAGCACAGGCAGGAGATATATGTACGATCAAGTGGATGTTCGGGCTGCCGGAGGCAGTCGATTTTCTGCGCCAGCATCACGTGGAGGAGGGAGAGACCATACAGGTCATCCGTAAGCTGCGGGACAGTCTGATCATAGGGGTGCAGAATGAGCGGGTGGCGCTTGGAAAAGAAATCGCAGACCGCATACAGGTTTAA
- a CDS encoding FAD-dependent oxidoreductase, which translates to MAEERELILKLGKKITDRIPYKLGMEKLTVNDPEYWGLAGVVTDEMAEVALCMDVRKPITLPKLAKKTKKPEAELEKLLQEMAVVGIIEYNWENPQHEKQYILPMYVPGSAEFMVMNKEQVEKHTEVADFFENMSRLPLEKVTPMVPLGGAGIGMHVIPVEKAIPAAQESADVEHISHWLKKYKDKYAIGQCSCRLQQRVRGEGTGDIEGEWCIGVGDMADFLVQTGRGHYVELDEVLELLERAEKMGYVHQITNIDGEDKIFAICNCAVGVCNALRTSQLFNTPNMSRSAYRAHVTKENCVACGRCVEYCPTGAAKLGQKLCTKNGEITYPKQELPDATKWGPEKWSTDYRDKNQINCYETGTAPCKTACPAHVPVQGYVKMAAEGRYMDALKLIKNENPFPAVCGSICNRRCEDACTRGTIDQAVAIDEIKKFIAEQEMHADKRYIPEIVNHLGTGVDLPQKIAIVGGGPAGLSAAFYCRKMGYPVTVFEKESRPGGMLLNGIPSFRLEKNIIDAEIEVLRQMGVTFKCGVEVGKDVTIQQLREEGFKAFYVAIGAQGGRKAGVPGEDADGVKTGVEFLRSVNLDESTKLSGRTVVVGGGNVAVDVARAALRAGSGEVSMFCLESRDIMPAAKDEVAEAEEEGISVNNSWGPKEILTENGKVKAIVFKKCLSVKDADGRFNPQYDENDLMTVECENVLLSIGQSIVWGDLLKGTKVEIRPNGGAIADPVTYQTAEPDIFVGGDVYTGPRFAIDAIAAGKEGFVSMHRFVNPGQSLTLGRNRREFIELDKNNIDVETFDNAKRQIPGTKAGVAKETFRDLRCTLTEEQIKTEAKRCLGCGASVVDENKCIGCGICTTKCEFDAIHLTRDLPDASRMWKSEDKLKAIAPYALKRQFAIKRNKN; encoded by the coding sequence ATGGCAGAAGAAAGAGAACTGATTTTAAAGCTCGGGAAAAAGATTACCGACCGTATTCCGTACAAGCTTGGTATGGAGAAGCTCACGGTAAACGATCCGGAATACTGGGGTCTTGCAGGTGTGGTTACCGATGAGATGGCGGAAGTGGCACTGTGCATGGACGTGCGCAAGCCGATTACCCTTCCGAAGCTGGCAAAGAAGACCAAGAAGCCGGAGGCAGAGCTTGAGAAGCTGCTGCAGGAGATGGCGGTTGTCGGAATCATCGAGTACAACTGGGAGAATCCGCAGCATGAGAAGCAGTACATTCTGCCGATGTATGTACCGGGAAGCGCCGAGTTCATGGTAATGAACAAAGAGCAGGTGGAAAAGCACACAGAGGTCGCTGATTTCTTTGAGAATATGTCAAGACTTCCGTTAGAGAAGGTGACACCGATGGTGCCGCTCGGCGGAGCCGGTATCGGTATGCATGTTATCCCGGTAGAGAAGGCAATTCCGGCAGCGCAGGAATCTGCAGATGTGGAACACATTTCCCACTGGCTGAAAAAATACAAGGACAAGTATGCGATCGGGCAGTGTTCCTGCCGTCTGCAGCAGAGAGTCCGCGGAGAGGGAACCGGCGATATCGAGGGCGAGTGGTGCATCGGTGTCGGCGATATGGCAGACTTCCTGGTACAGACCGGAAGAGGACACTATGTGGAGCTTGACGAAGTGTTAGAGCTTTTAGAGCGCGCCGAGAAGATGGGTTATGTACATCAGATTACCAATATCGACGGCGAGGATAAGATTTTTGCAATCTGCAACTGTGCAGTCGGCGTCTGCAACGCGCTGCGCACCTCCCAGCTGTTCAATACACCGAACATGTCCCGCTCTGCATACCGCGCACATGTGACCAAGGAAAACTGTGTGGCATGCGGCCGCTGCGTGGAGTATTGTCCGACCGGTGCTGCAAAGCTCGGACAGAAGCTGTGCACAAAGAACGGTGAGATCACTTATCCGAAGCAGGAGCTTCCGGATGCGACAAAGTGGGGACCGGAGAAGTGGAGCACAGATTACCGTGACAAGAACCAGATCAACTGCTATGAGACCGGTACAGCTCCGTGTAAGACTGCCTGTCCGGCACACGTTCCAGTACAGGGTTATGTGAAGATGGCAGCGGAAGGCAGATACATGGATGCCTTAAAGCTGATCAAGAACGAGAATCCGTTCCCGGCAGTCTGTGGTTCTATCTGTAACCGCCGCTGTGAGGATGCATGTACCAGAGGAACGATCGATCAGGCGGTAGCCATCGATGAGATCAAGAAATTCATCGCAGAGCAGGAGATGCATGCGGATAAGCGCTATATCCCGGAGATTGTCAACCATCTTGGAACCGGCGTGGATCTGCCGCAGAAGATTGCGATTGTCGGCGGCGGCCCGGCTGGTCTTTCCGCAGCGTTCTACTGCAGAAAGATGGGTTATCCGGTAACGGTATTCGAGAAAGAGTCTCGTCCGGGCGGTATGCTGTTAAACGGTATTCCGTCGTTCCGTCTGGAGAAAAATATCATTGACGCAGAGATCGAGGTTCTCCGCCAGATGGGCGTTACCTTCAAGTGCGGCGTAGAGGTAGGAAAAGACGTGACGATCCAGCAGCTCCGCGAGGAGGGCTTTAAGGCATTCTACGTGGCAATCGGTGCACAGGGCGGACGCAAGGCCGGAGTTCCGGGCGAGGACGCTGATGGCGTGAAGACCGGTGTGGAATTCTTAAGAAGCGTGAACCTGGATGAGAGCACAAAGCTTTCCGGAAGAACCGTCGTTGTCGGCGGCGGTAACGTGGCAGTCGATGTGGCAAGAGCAGCGCTGCGCGCAGGTTCCGGTGAGGTTTCCATGTTCTGTCTGGAGTCCCGCGACATCATGCCGGCGGCAAAGGATGAAGTGGCAGAGGCTGAGGAAGAGGGCATTTCCGTAAACAATTCCTGGGGTCCGAAGGAGATTCTGACAGAGAACGGAAAAGTGAAGGCAATCGTCTTCAAGAAGTGTCTCTCCGTCAAGGATGCGGACGGACGTTTCAACCCGCAGTATGATGAGAATGATCTGATGACCGTTGAGTGCGAGAACGTGCTGCTTTCCATCGGACAGTCCATCGTCTGGGGAGATCTGTTAAAGGGAACAAAAGTGGAGATCAGACCGAACGGCGGAGCTATCGCTGACCCGGTAACCTATCAGACCGCAGAGCCGGATATCTTTGTCGGCGGTGATGTATACACAGGACCGCGTTTTGCCATCGATGCCATTGCAGCAGGAAAAGAAGGATTTGTATCCATGCATCGTTTTGTCAATCCGGGACAGAGCTTAACACTCGGACGTAACCGCAGAGAGTTCATCGAGCTGGATAAGAACAACATCGACGTGGAGACATTTGACAACGCAAAACGCCAGATTCCGGGCACAAAAGCCGGCGTGGCAAAGGAGACATTCCGCGACTTGCGCTGCACACTCACCGAGGAGCAGATCAAGACAGAGGCAAAGCGCTGCCTCGGCTGCGGAGCTTCGGTTGTGGATGAGAATAAGTGTATCGGCTGTGGAATCTGTACGACGAAGTGTGAGTTTGATGCGATCCATCTGACACGTGATCTGCCGGATGCAAGCCGTATGTGGAAGTCTGAGGACAAACTGAAAGCAATTGCACCGTATGCGTTAAAGCGTCAGTTTGCGATCAAGCGCAACAAGAATTAA
- a CDS encoding amidohydrolase, with protein MLLLKKRLKKAGLPYEKAGDTGWIAILDTGKPGSRIALRADIDALLVPEEPNNLAGPRVVVSDDPHTSHACGHDAHTAMLLGAMRVLAEQRDNLTGVIYFCFEEGEEDGRGILAMLNQLSAHGVDVCWGIHVYAGLESGKICVSAGPRMAGAAGVGIKVIGRGGHGSRPDMSVNPVFCAASILTNTATAWVNQITAGRTVTLGVTSIQGGEAPNVIPDTADILGSLRFFNDEEGEKAVRIFKNVAEHTAAMNNCQVQFDDRFCVLCAPVINDEYYSNLISTALPEVLPENVTVSSCEPWYASESFSCYRRICPSVLAHLGINNPSYGSGAAHHNGFFDVDEGVLSTGVISTLKFVAMLQK; from the coding sequence GTGCTTTTATTGAAGAAGAGATTAAAAAAAGCCGGTCTGCCTTATGAAAAAGCCGGTGATACCGGTTGGATCGCAATTCTTGACACAGGGAAGCCAGGATCACGTATTGCGCTCCGGGCAGATATTGATGCGCTTCTGGTACCGGAGGAGCCAAATAACCTTGCAGGTCCTCGTGTTGTAGTGTCCGATGACCCACATACGAGTCATGCATGTGGTCATGATGCCCATACAGCAATGTTATTAGGAGCTATGCGTGTTCTTGCAGAGCAACGTGATAATCTGACAGGCGTGATCTATTTCTGCTTTGAAGAAGGAGAAGAGGATGGCAGAGGAATATTGGCTATGTTAAATCAACTCAGCGCCCATGGTGTGGACGTTTGCTGGGGAATCCATGTTTATGCAGGACTTGAATCCGGAAAGATTTGTGTTAGTGCCGGTCCACGAATGGCTGGTGCTGCGGGAGTCGGCATTAAGGTTATCGGCAGAGGGGGACATGGCTCCAGACCGGATATGTCGGTAAATCCTGTATTTTGTGCAGCCTCTATTCTGACCAATACAGCGACGGCCTGGGTCAATCAGATTACTGCCGGAAGAACGGTTACGTTAGGTGTGACCAGTATCCAGGGTGGTGAAGCACCAAATGTCATCCCGGACACAGCGGATATACTTGGTTCCCTGCGTTTCTTCAATGATGAAGAAGGAGAAAAAGCTGTCCGAATCTTTAAGAATGTAGCAGAGCATACGGCCGCAATGAATAATTGTCAGGTACAATTTGATGATCGTTTCTGTGTTTTATGTGCGCCAGTGATCAACGATGAGTATTATTCAAATCTTATTTCCACTGCATTGCCGGAGGTACTTCCGGAGAACGTAACGGTTTCCTCTTGTGAGCCATGGTATGCATCGGAGTCATTCTCCTGCTATCGAAGAATTTGTCCGAGTGTACTGGCACACCTTGGAATTAATAATCCGTCCTACGGTTCGGGTGCAGCACATCATAATGGTTTCTTTGATGTGGATGAAGGAGTATTATCTACCGGTGTGATCTCTACACTGAAGTTTGTTGCAATGCTGCAAAAATAA
- a CDS encoding hydrogenase maturation nickel metallochaperone HypA, with the protein MHELGIIVHIAKTLDQVAAENELKKIGSVTLDIGEVSGIVPEYLTECWEFYRKKNPLIAECEMKIESLPAVTICEDCQKTYETVTYGRQCPHCGSYETYLVTGNECSIKEIEAC; encoded by the coding sequence ATGCACGAACTGGGAATTATTGTTCATATCGCAAAGACGCTGGATCAGGTTGCAGCGGAGAACGAATTAAAAAAAATAGGATCTGTCACGTTGGACATCGGTGAGGTCAGCGGTATTGTGCCGGAATATCTGACGGAGTGCTGGGAATTTTACCGCAAAAAGAATCCGCTGATCGCAGAGTGCGAGATGAAAATTGAGTCCCTTCCGGCGGTCACAATCTGTGAGGACTGTCAGAAGACCTATGAGACGGTTACTTACGGAAGACAGTGCCCGCATTGTGGAAGCTATGAAACGTATCTTGTGACCGGCAACGAATGCAGTATCAAGGAGATCGAAGCCTGCTAA
- a CDS encoding MarR family winged helix-turn-helix transcriptional regulator, giving the protein MKEQRIKLIGKLLHQQGNTARAFVQYMDSDREYTAGDKLYMREAHFVIAIGPGEGRTMSEIAREMNVTQGAVSQIASRLEKKGYVCRRKNEENKRQIIAFLTEKGEQFYTEHQRYDESMHRQMDEIALNRFNEEELQCIFEYEQIMEMLLKEEALTRHLTEKSKN; this is encoded by the coding sequence ATGAAGGAACAGCGTATCAAATTAATCGGAAAGTTATTACATCAGCAGGGAAATACAGCAAGAGCTTTTGTACAGTATATGGATTCAGACCGTGAGTATACGGCAGGTGATAAACTCTACATGAGAGAGGCACACTTTGTGATCGCGATCGGTCCCGGTGAAGGACGTACTATGTCTGAGATTGCCAGAGAGATGAATGTTACACAGGGGGCAGTTTCGCAGATCGCATCACGTCTGGAGAAGAAAGGATACGTCTGTCGCAGGAAGAATGAAGAAAACAAACGGCAGATCATTGCGTTTCTGACTGAAAAGGGAGAGCAGTTTTACACAGAGCACCAGCGATACGACGAAAGTATGCACAGGCAGATGGATGAGATCGCCCTGAACAGGTTCAATGAGGAAGAACTACAGTGCATCTTTGAATATGAACAGATCATGGAAATGTTGCTGAAAGAAGAAGCGCTTACGCGGCATTTGACAGAGAAAAGTAAAAATTAA